A window of Zingiber officinale cultivar Zhangliang chromosome 5A, Zo_v1.1, whole genome shotgun sequence contains these coding sequences:
- the LOC121979652 gene encoding zinc finger MYM-type protein 1-like — MSSEVEIVVDPGLQKLIEEYDVGVRDHIRKEYVAMGGVGSAHNEARIQFEGVKNQRQSVEYSFLSGKHEIKVAYRRRLTAILKVIRFLLLQGLLFRGHDESSTSFNRGNFLEFLKWYSSECQEVVAVVGMNAPGNNQMIAPKIQKQLVNACVVETTSAILADLGDRWSTLLLDKAHDCSVKEKMTIVIRYVNKYGEVIERFMAIVHVATTTAVCLKEAIDSLFAKYGLSVVRLRGQGYDGASNMSREFNSLKSLIMKENSYARYVHCFAHQLQLVFIVVVQVNQYVCDFMWIVGSIVDTSASSCKRADKLRQLEYDRIDKLLER; from the exons ATGAGTAGTGAAGTAGAAATTGTTGTTGATCCTGGTTTACAAAAACTGATTGAAGAGTATGATGTTGGTGTTAGAGATCATATTCGAAAAGAATATGTTGCTATGG GTGGAGTTGGTAGTGCGCACAATGAGGCAAGAATACAGTTTGAGGGTGtcaagaatcaaagacaaagtGTGGAGTATTCATTTTTATCAGGGAAACATGAGATTAAAGTTGCTTATCGCAGACGTCTGACTgccattttaaaagtaattcgatTTTTGTTGTTACAAGGATTGCTTTTTCGAGGACATGATGAGTCTTCGACATCATTCAATAGAGgtaattttttagaatttctcAAATGGTATAGCTCAGAATGTCAAGAAGTTGTGGCAGTTGTTGGAATGAATGCACCtggaaataatcaaatgattgcccCAAAAATTCAAAAGCAACTGGTAAATGCTTGTGTAGTTGAGACCACAAGTGCTATTCTAGCTGATCTTGGAGATAGGTGGTCCACTTTACTACTTGATAAGGCTCATGATTGTTCAGTGAAAGAGAAAATGACAATTGTTATTAGATATGTGAACAAATATGGAGAGGTGATTGAACGATTTATGGCTATAGTTCATGTTGCAACAACTACAGCTGTTTGTTTGAAGGAAGCAATTGACTCTTTATTTGCTAAGTATGGTTTGTCAGTGGTGAGATTGAGgggtcaaggatatgatggtgcttCAAATATGTCTAGAGAATTTAATAGCTTAAAGTCACTGATAATGAAAGAAAATTCGTATGCAAGgtatgttcattgttttgctcatcaactcCAACTAGTGTTTATAGTTGTTGTTCAAGTAAATCAATATGTTTGTGATTTCATGTGGATTGTTGGTTCGATTGTTGACACATCTGCATCATCTTGCAAAAGGGCCGACAAACTTCGACAACTTGAATATGACAGAATAGATAAACTTCTTGAAAGATGA